One region of Flavobacterium pisciphilum genomic DNA includes:
- the secDF gene encoding protein translocase subunit SecDF, whose amino-acid sequence MQNKGLIKFFAILFALVSIYQLSFTFVADKVKSDAKSFAGNDPDKELKYLDSIGKEKVFNLGFTSFTFNEVKDKQINKGLDLEGGINVILQISVKDVLKGLANNSKNPVFNKSLADATANQKGNQTYLDAFFEAFEANSNGTVKLASPDIFANRSLQGEGGIDFQMSDAQVKKVIKRKVDESVDSAFGVLRKRIDKFGVTQPNIQKIGETGRILVELPGAKDVDRIKKLLQSTAQLEFWETYKIEEMGNFLVAANDALKKTEINKVETKAVVKDSLNDLLTGGKDSLATKKGNNPLFDKMIGQGGGPILGLFSPKDTAVVNSYLKRSDIRVLLAPDQHYAKFVWGKPTDVKDAKGKEVEAVELYALKGNRDNVAAMSGGVVTDAKDTFDQMGKPAVSMQMNSQGAKAWEELTGRAYTQKSNIAIVLDDIVYSAPGVSSGPISGGRSEISGVFDVTETKDLANVLRAGKLPAAADIVQSEVVGPSLGQEAIDNGTTSAIVGLLLVSLWMMIYYGKAGWYANLALAVNLLFLFGILASLGAVLTLPGIAGIVLTMGTAVDANIIIYERAKEELRTGKTLDEAIKTSYSWRGAMSSITDANVTHILTGAVLFVFGSGPIKGFATTLLIGIVTSLFTSIFIARIFIDRNISRKNDLTFVTNFSKNMFNNFHFNFLGVKKWTYLFSSIVVVVSIVSLCVNGLDQGVDFVGGRTFQIRFEKPVQAEVVKDELAVVFGSAEAKIFGKDNQLKITTKYKVGEHGIKADEEVNKLLFDNLKKYYSDGLTYDKFVNSYEGKKLGIVQASKVGPAVAEDIKTNAYWAVLGAMAIVFLYLMISFRKWQYSLGAIAAIAHDVIFVLGIYSLCYKFMPFGMEVDQHFIAAILTVIGYSMNDTVIVFDRVREFLAGKTKGSFAQIVNDSINTTMSRTINTSLTMIVVLLIMFVFGGESIRGFIFAMLVGIIVGTYSSLFIATPVLVDSISAADKISIEERHKEA is encoded by the coding sequence ATGCAGAATAAAGGACTTATTAAATTTTTCGCAATTCTATTTGCATTGGTAAGTATTTACCAACTTTCCTTCACTTTTGTCGCAGATAAGGTAAAAAGTGATGCGAAATCTTTCGCAGGAAACGATCCTGATAAAGAATTAAAATATTTGGATTCTATTGGTAAAGAAAAAGTTTTCAATTTAGGATTTACTAGTTTTACTTTTAATGAAGTAAAAGACAAGCAAATCAATAAAGGTCTTGACTTAGAGGGAGGAATCAATGTTATTCTTCAAATCTCTGTAAAAGATGTTTTGAAAGGATTGGCTAATAATTCTAAAAATCCAGTTTTTAATAAGTCATTAGCAGATGCAACTGCAAATCAAAAAGGAAATCAAACGTATTTAGATGCATTTTTTGAAGCATTTGAAGCGAATTCAAATGGAACAGTAAAATTAGCTTCTCCAGATATCTTTGCTAACAGAAGTTTGCAAGGTGAAGGTGGAATTGATTTCCAAATGAGTGATGCTCAAGTAAAAAAAGTAATCAAAAGAAAAGTTGATGAGTCTGTAGATAGTGCTTTTGGAGTACTAAGAAAACGTATCGATAAATTTGGTGTAACACAACCAAATATTCAAAAAATTGGAGAAACAGGAAGAATTCTTGTTGAGCTTCCAGGTGCAAAAGACGTTGATAGAATCAAGAAATTATTGCAAAGTACTGCTCAATTAGAGTTTTGGGAAACATACAAAATTGAAGAAATGGGTAATTTCTTAGTGGCAGCTAATGATGCCTTGAAGAAAACCGAAATCAATAAAGTTGAAACTAAAGCTGTAGTTAAAGATTCATTGAATGATTTACTTACAGGTGGTAAAGATTCACTTGCTACTAAAAAAGGAAATAATCCTTTATTTGACAAAATGATAGGTCAAGGTGGTGGACCAATTTTAGGTCTTTTCTCACCAAAAGATACTGCTGTTGTAAACAGTTATTTAAAAAGATCAGATATCAGAGTATTATTAGCTCCGGATCAACATTATGCAAAATTTGTTTGGGGAAAACCAACAGATGTTAAAGATGCAAAAGGAAAAGAAGTTGAAGCTGTTGAATTATATGCTTTAAAAGGAAATAGAGATAATGTTGCTGCAATGAGCGGTGGTGTTGTTACTGATGCTAAAGATACTTTTGACCAAATGGGTAAACCAGCTGTGTCTATGCAAATGAACAGCCAAGGTGCTAAAGCTTGGGAAGAATTAACAGGAAGAGCATATACTCAAAAAAGTAATATTGCTATTGTTCTTGATGATATCGTATATTCTGCTCCAGGAGTATCTAGTGGTCCAATTTCAGGAGGAAGATCAGAGATTTCAGGTGTATTTGATGTTACAGAAACTAAAGATTTAGCTAACGTATTAAGAGCTGGTAAATTGCCTGCTGCTGCAGATATTGTTCAATCAGAAGTTGTAGGACCATCTTTAGGTCAAGAAGCTATTGATAATGGAACAACTTCAGCTATCGTAGGATTACTTTTAGTATCTCTTTGGATGATGATCTATTATGGTAAAGCAGGTTGGTATGCAAATCTTGCATTAGCAGTTAACTTACTTTTCTTATTTGGTATTTTAGCAAGTTTAGGAGCAGTTCTTACATTACCAGGTATTGCTGGTATCGTATTAACAATGGGAACAGCTGTAGATGCGAATATTATTATATATGAAAGAGCAAAAGAAGAATTGCGAACAGGTAAAACACTTGACGAAGCAATTAAAACTTCTTATAGCTGGAGAGGTGCGATGTCATCTATTACAGATGCAAACGTTACACACATTTTAACAGGAGCTGTATTATTTGTATTTGGTTCTGGACCAATTAAAGGTTTTGCTACTACGTTGTTAATTGGTATTGTTACCTCTTTATTTACTTCTATCTTTATTGCTAGAATATTTATTGACAGAAACATTAGCAGAAAGAACGATTTAACATTCGTTACTAATTTCTCTAAAAACATGTTTAACAACTTCCATTTTAATTTCTTAGGAGTTAAAAAATGGACTTATTTATTCTCAAGTATTGTTGTAGTAGTTAGTATTGTATCATTGTGTGTAAATGGACTTGATCAAGGTGTAGATTTTGTTGGAGGAAGAACATTCCAAATTCGTTTTGAAAAACCTGTACAAGCAGAAGTTGTTAAAGATGAATTGGCTGTTGTTTTTGGTAGTGCTGAAGCAAAAATCTTTGGTAAGGATAACCAATTAAAAATTACAACTAAATATAAAGTTGGAGAGCACGGTATTAAAGCTGATGAAGAAGTAAACAAATTGTTGTTTGATAATTTGAAAAAATATTATTCTGATGGTTTAACTTATGATAAATTTGTTAACTCTTATGAAGGTAAAAAACTAGGTATAGTTCAAGCTTCAAAAGTAGGACCAGCAGTTGCTGAAGATATTAAAACAAATGCTTACTGGGCTGTACTTGGAGCAATGGCAATTGTATTCTTATATTTAATGATTAGTTTTAGAAAATGGCAATATAGCTTAGGTGCAATCGCAGCTATTGCGCATGATGTTATCTTCGTATTAGGAATTTATTCATTATGTTATAAATTCATGCCGTTTGGTATGGAGGTAGATCAGCACTTTATTGCAGCGATTCTTACTGTGATTGGTTACTCAATGAATGATACAGTTATTGTATTTGACAGGGTTCGTGAGTTTCTTGCAGGAAAAACAAAAGGATCTTTTGCGCAAATCGTAAATGATTCTATTAATACAACAATGTCAAGAACAATCAATACATCATTAACAATGATCGTGGTATTATTAATCATGTTTGTTTTTGGTGGAGAATCAATTAGAGGATTTATTTTCGCTATGTTGGTAGGTATTATTGTAGGTACATATTCTTCATTATTTATTGCAACTCCAGTGTTAGTAGATTCTATCTCTGCAGCTGACAAGATTTCTATCGAAGAAAGACATAAAGAAGCATAA
- the mdh gene encoding malate dehydrogenase — MKVTIVGAGNVGATCADVISYRGIASEVVLLDIKEGFAEGKALDIMQCATNTGFNTKVTGVTNDYSKTAGSDVVVITSGIPRKPGMTREELIGINAGIVKTVAENVLKHSPNTIIVVVSNPMDTMTYLALKSTGLPKNRIIGMGGALDSSRFRTYLSLALDKPANDISAMVIGGHGDTTMIPLTRLASYNGIPVTEFLSEEVLEKVAADTMVGGATLTGLLGTSAWYAPGASVAYLVDSILNDQKKMIACSVFVEGEYGQNDICIGVPCIIGKNGVEEILDIKLNDQEKALFAKSADAVRGMNDALKAILV, encoded by the coding sequence ATGAAAGTTACCATTGTAGGAGCAGGAAACGTTGGAGCCACTTGTGCGGACGTTATTTCTTATAGAGGAATTGCAAGCGAAGTAGTACTATTGGATATCAAAGAAGGTTTTGCCGAAGGTAAAGCTCTAGATATTATGCAATGTGCTACAAATACTGGTTTTAACACCAAAGTAACTGGGGTAACAAATGATTATTCTAAAACCGCAGGTAGTGATGTAGTTGTAATTACATCTGGAATTCCTAGAAAACCAGGAATGACCCGTGAAGAATTAATTGGAATCAATGCTGGAATTGTAAAAACAGTTGCGGAAAATGTATTGAAACATTCACCAAATACAATAATTGTTGTTGTTTCGAATCCTATGGATACAATGACTTACTTGGCATTGAAATCAACTGGCTTGCCAAAAAATAGAATAATTGGTATGGGAGGAGCACTAGATAGTTCTCGTTTTAGAACCTATTTATCTTTAGCGCTAGATAAACCAGCTAATGATATTTCAGCTATGGTAATTGGAGGTCACGGAGATACAACTATGATTCCGTTAACACGTTTAGCTTCATATAATGGTATTCCAGTAACTGAATTTCTTTCAGAAGAAGTTTTAGAAAAAGTAGCAGCTGATACTATGGTAGGTGGTGCTACACTTACTGGACTTTTAGGTACGTCTGCTTGGTATGCTCCAGGAGCTTCTGTAGCGTATTTAGTTGATAGTATTTTGAATGATCAAAAGAAAATGATAGCATGTTCTGTTTTTGTTGAAGGCGAATACGGGCAAAATGATATTTGTATTGGTGTGCCATGTATTATTGGTAAAAATGGTGTTGAAGAAATTTTAGACATCAAATTAAACGACCAAGAAAAAGCATTATTTGCTAAAAGCGCAGATGCGGTTAGAGGAATGAATGACGCTTTAAAGGCGATTTTAGTATAA
- a CDS encoding pyridoxal phosphate-dependent aminotransferase, with translation MPKISNKGKNMPESPIRKLAPYADIAKKKGHKVYHLNIGQPDIKTPEVAISAIKNIDLSIIEYSPSAGYESYRKKLAQFYQHQNVSVNKEDIIITTGGSEALLFALATITDPGDEIIIPEPFYANYNAFSASTGATVVPVISSIETAFALPSIASFEKLITPKTKAILICNPGNPTGYLYSESEILQLADLVKKHDLYLIADEVYREFTYDGDIHYSVMNLKGIEQNVIMVDSVSKRYSMCGARIGCLISKNKDVIATVMKFAQARLSPPTIEQIACEAAIDTPQSYFDEVISEYRERRDTLITELNKIEGVIVTKPKGAFYCIAQLPIDNADDFAQWLLESYDYNGKTVMIAPAAGFYSTPGMGLNQVRIAYVLNKEDLIQAVTVLKEALLVYNAKK, from the coding sequence ATGCCAAAAATTTCAAACAAAGGCAAAAACATGCCCGAATCACCGATACGAAAACTTGCTCCTTATGCTGATATAGCTAAGAAAAAAGGACATAAAGTGTATCATTTAAACATTGGTCAACCTGATATAAAAACACCCGAAGTCGCCATCTCGGCCATAAAAAATATTGATTTAAGTATTATTGAATATAGTCCATCTGCAGGCTATGAAAGTTATAGAAAAAAACTAGCTCAATTTTACCAACACCAAAATGTAAGCGTAAACAAGGAAGATATAATTATTACCACTGGTGGTTCTGAAGCTTTGCTTTTTGCATTAGCAACAATTACTGATCCGGGAGATGAAATTATTATTCCAGAGCCTTTTTATGCTAACTACAATGCCTTTTCGGCATCTACTGGTGCAACTGTAGTTCCTGTTATTTCAAGTATCGAAACAGCATTTGCTTTACCTAGCATTGCTTCTTTCGAAAAACTGATTACACCAAAAACTAAAGCTATACTAATATGTAATCCAGGAAATCCAACTGGCTATTTATATTCTGAATCTGAAATTTTACAATTGGCAGATTTGGTTAAAAAACATGATTTGTATTTAATTGCCGACGAAGTATATCGTGAGTTTACCTATGATGGAGACATCCATTATTCAGTAATGAACTTAAAAGGCATTGAACAAAATGTGATTATGGTCGATTCCGTTTCTAAACGTTACAGCATGTGTGGCGCTAGAATTGGCTGTTTAATTTCGAAAAATAAAGATGTCATTGCTACAGTAATGAAATTTGCTCAAGCGCGTTTAAGTCCGCCTACCATCGAACAAATTGCTTGCGAAGCAGCTATTGACACTCCGCAAAGTTATTTTGATGAAGTAATTTCGGAATACAGAGAACGAAGAGATACTTTAATCACTGAACTTAATAAAATAGAAGGAGTTATAGTTACCAAACCTAAAGGAGCCTTTTATTGTATCGCTCAATTGCCTATTGATAATGCAGACGATTTTGCACAATGGCTATTAGAAAGTTACGATTATAATGGCAAAACTGTAATGATAGCTCCCGCAGCAGGATTTTATTCTACGCCAGGAATGGGATTAAACCAAGTACGTATTGCTTATGTTTTAAACAAAGAAGATCTAATTCAAGCAGTTACTGTTTTAAAAGAAGCTCTTTTAGTATATAATGCTAAAAAATAG
- the yidD gene encoding membrane protein insertion efficiency factor YidD, whose product MLSKILIYPFVLLVRFYQNAISPFTPAACRFEPTCSSYMIQALQTHGLFYGGYLGIKRILSCHPWGGSGYDPVPEKKCKHKH is encoded by the coding sequence ATGTTATCAAAAATATTAATATATCCTTTTGTTTTACTTGTACGGTTTTATCAAAATGCGATTTCTCCCTTTACTCCTGCAGCTTGCCGTTTTGAACCAACGTGCTCTAGCTACATGATTCAGGCATTACAAACTCATGGTTTGTTTTATGGAGGTTACCTAGGAATAAAAAGAATACTCAGTTGCCACCCATGGGGAGGAAGCGGTTACGATCCTGTTCCTGAAAAAAAATGCAAGCACAAACATTAA
- the lgt gene encoding prolipoprotein diacylglyceryl transferase — translation MIHALNIVWNPSEGIDLGFFMIRYYSLMFVIAFGLGWYIMKQIFERENEPIDKLDSLFIWTVLATLVGARLGHVLFYDWEYYRNHILEIFLPFRFSPNFEFTGYQGLASHGAAIAIIIAMYYYSKKILKRPLLWILDRVVLPVASGAIFVRLGNFFNSEIIGKETDSIFGIRFLHDTFSKSDAVNKTQIANPKEAYTAIATDPKFADLLAQVPVKHPTQLYEGFCYIFVFAILYYLYWKTNASQKPGFLFGLFLVLLFVVRFIVEFVKESQGGIESELGLFSTGQWLSIPFIIVGAYFMVRANKKASVS, via the coding sequence ATGATACACGCTTTAAACATTGTTTGGAATCCTTCGGAAGGAATTGATTTAGGTTTTTTTATGATTCGTTACTACAGCCTAATGTTCGTAATTGCTTTTGGATTAGGATGGTACATAATGAAACAAATTTTCGAACGTGAAAATGAGCCTATCGATAAATTAGATTCACTATTTATCTGGACCGTTTTAGCCACTTTGGTTGGTGCTCGTTTAGGTCACGTATTGTTTTATGATTGGGAATATTACAGAAATCATATCTTAGAAATCTTTTTACCATTTCGTTTTAGTCCAAATTTTGAGTTCACAGGTTACCAAGGTCTAGCTAGTCATGGTGCTGCAATAGCAATAATAATTGCAATGTATTATTACAGCAAAAAGATACTAAAACGTCCTTTATTATGGATATTAGACAGAGTTGTTCTTCCTGTTGCTAGTGGTGCAATATTTGTACGTTTAGGCAACTTCTTTAACTCTGAAATCATCGGAAAAGAAACTGATTCTATTTTTGGTATTCGTTTTTTACACGATACTTTCAGCAAAAGTGATGCTGTAAACAAAACACAAATTGCAAATCCTAAAGAAGCATATACTGCAATTGCAACTGACCCTAAATTTGCAGATTTACTAGCGCAAGTACCAGTAAAACACCCTACTCAACTATACGAGGGATTTTGCTACATATTTGTATTTGCTATTCTTTACTATTTATACTGGAAAACAAATGCTAGTCAAAAGCCAGGATTCTTATTTGGTTTATTTCTAGTTCTATTATTTGTAGTTCGTTTTATAGTTGAATTTGTAAAAGAAAGCCAAGGCGGTATCGAAAGCGAATTAGGGCTATTTTCGACAGGACAATGGCTAAGTATTCCATTTATAATAGTAGGAGCCTACTTTATGGTTAGAGCCAATAAAAAAGCTTCTGTAAGCTAA
- the cysS gene encoding cysteine--tRNA ligase, which yields MPLYTSQHLKIYNSLSGEKENFNPIHEGNVGMYVCGPTVYSNVHLGNVRTFMSFDVIFRYFLHLDYKVRYVRNITDVGHIVDDVDEGEDKIAKKARIEQLEPMEIVQRYTVDFHEILKAFNFLPPSIEPTATGHIIEQIEIIKKIIDTGIGYEANGSVYFDVVKYNETNNYGILSGRNIEDMLANTRDLDGQSDKRNPQDFALWKKAEPQHIMRWPSPWSDGFPGWHLECTAMSTKYLGNHFDIHGGGMDLKFPHHECEIAQNEACTGQSPVNYWMHANMLTLNGKKMAKSTGNNILPGEILSGENTILSKPFSASVARFFMLQAHYRSILDFSDDAIVAAEKGYKRLMEALDSLDSITASSNSSINIASWKQLCYDAMNDDFNTPILIAQLFEAVRYVNLLKEKKETITSEDLNTLSTSLRAFVFDVLGLKDEKVSDANNDKLEGVVSMLIGMRNQARADKNFALSDQIRDQLIELGIQLKDGKDGTSFSV from the coding sequence ATGCCATTATATACTAGTCAACATCTAAAAATATACAATTCACTTTCAGGTGAAAAAGAAAATTTCAATCCAATTCATGAAGGAAATGTTGGAATGTATGTTTGCGGACCTACGGTTTACAGTAACGTACACCTAGGAAATGTGAGAACTTTTATGTCATTTGATGTGATTTTTAGGTATTTTTTGCATTTGGATTATAAAGTACGTTATGTGCGAAACATTACCGATGTGGGTCACATTGTTGATGATGTAGATGAAGGTGAAGATAAAATTGCTAAGAAAGCTCGTATAGAACAATTAGAGCCTATGGAAATCGTACAACGATACACTGTAGACTTTCATGAAATACTCAAAGCTTTTAATTTTTTACCTCCTAGTATTGAACCTACTGCAACTGGTCATATTATTGAGCAAATTGAGATTATCAAAAAAATAATCGATACTGGAATTGGCTATGAAGCCAACGGATCGGTATATTTTGATGTTGTAAAATATAACGAAACCAACAATTACGGTATATTAAGTGGGCGAAATATCGAAGATATGCTTGCTAATACACGGGATCTTGATGGTCAATCGGACAAAAGAAATCCACAGGATTTTGCTCTTTGGAAAAAGGCAGAACCACAACATATTATGAGATGGCCTTCGCCTTGGAGCGATGGTTTCCCAGGTTGGCATCTTGAATGTACTGCAATGAGTACTAAATATCTTGGTAATCATTTTGATATTCATGGCGGCGGAATGGATTTAAAATTCCCACACCATGAATGCGAAATCGCACAAAATGAAGCATGTACTGGTCAAAGTCCAGTAAATTACTGGATGCATGCCAATATGCTTACCTTAAACGGAAAGAAAATGGCAAAATCTACAGGAAATAACATTTTACCTGGCGAGATTTTGAGTGGAGAAAACACCATTCTTAGCAAACCATTTTCTGCTTCAGTAGCTCGTTTTTTCATGCTACAAGCACATTACCGAAGCATTCTAGATTTTTCTGACGATGCTATTGTTGCTGCCGAAAAAGGATACAAGCGATTAATGGAAGCTTTAGACTCATTAGATTCAATTACAGCAAGTTCTAACTCGTCAATTAATATTGCAAGTTGGAAACAACTATGCTACGATGCCATGAATGACGATTTTAATACTCCTATTTTAATCGCACAATTATTTGAAGCTGTTCGTTATGTTAATCTATTAAAAGAAAAAAAGGAAACAATTACTTCTGAAGATTTAAATACCCTTTCAACTTCATTAAGAGCATTTGTATTTGATGTTTTAGGATTGAAAGATGAAAAAGTTTCTGATGCTAACAATGATAAATTAGAAGGTGTTGTATCCATGTTAATCGGAATGAGAAATCAAGCAAGAGCTGATAAAAACTTTGCTCTTTCTGACCAAATTAGAGATCAATTGATTGAATTAGGCATTCAATTAAAGGATGGTAAAGACGGAACCTCATTTAGTGTTTAG
- the folE gene encoding GTP cyclohydrolase I FolE produces the protein MINNEDFLDEIGDNHIGSSAQNPIREDAFAITDDEKIEKIKKDVENILITLGMDLTDDSLKGTPNRVAKMFVKEIFGGLSPARKPKASTFDNNYKYGEMLVEKNITLYSTCEHHLLPIIGRAHVAYISNGRVIGLSKMNRIVEYYSKRPQVQERLTMQIVQELQRALGTEDVACVIDAKHLCVNSRGIKDIESSTVTSEFGGKFKDPQTRREFLDYIKLETQF, from the coding sequence ATGATAAATAACGAAGATTTTTTAGACGAAATAGGTGACAATCATATCGGATCAAGTGCGCAAAACCCAATTAGAGAAGATGCTTTTGCAATTACTGACGATGAAAAAATTGAAAAAATAAAGAAAGATGTTGAAAATATTCTGATTACACTTGGAATGGACTTAACAGATGACAGTTTAAAAGGCACCCCAAACAGAGTAGCCAAAATGTTTGTTAAAGAAATTTTTGGAGGACTAAGCCCTGCAAGAAAGCCTAAAGCATCTACTTTTGATAATAATTACAAGTATGGCGAAATGTTGGTTGAAAAAAACATTACGCTTTATTCTACCTGCGAACACCATTTATTACCAATTATAGGAAGAGCTCATGTTGCTTACATCTCTAACGGAAGAGTAATTGGTCTATCAAAAATGAACAGAATTGTTGAGTATTACTCTAAAAGACCTCAGGTACAAGAGCGTCTAACTATGCAAATCGTTCAAGAATTACAAAGAGCCCTTGGTACTGAAGATGTAGCTTGCGTTATAGACGCAAAACACCTTTGTGTAAACTCAAGAGGAATCAAAGATATTGAAAGCAGCACTGTAACATCTGAATTTGGTGGTAAATTTAAAGATCCTCAAACTAGAAGAGAATTTTTGGATTACATTAAATTGGAAACACAGTTCTAA
- the gyrB gene encoding DNA topoisomerase (ATP-hydrolyzing) subunit B, producing the protein MSEEIKKNNYSADSIQALEGMEHVRMRPSMYIGDVGVRGLHHLVYEVVDNSIDEAMGGYCDTISVAINEDGSVTVEDNGRGIPVDIHKKEGVSALEVVMTKIGAGGKFDKDSYKVSGGLHGVGVSVVNALSIHMKSTVFKDGKIYEQEYERGKALYPVKQVGETDKRGTRQTFYPDDTIFTQTTEFSYDTLSARMRELSYLNKGITITFTDRREVDKDGSFIQEIFHSDEGLKEYIRYLDGNREPIIAHVISMDHEKGEIPVEVALIYNTSYTENIFSYVNNINTHEGGTHLQGFRTGLTRSLKKYADASGMLDKLKFDISGDDFREGLTAIISVKVAEPQFEGQTKTKLGNREVVSPVSQAVSEMIENYLEENPNDARIIVQKVILAAQARHAAKKAREMVQRKTVMGGGGLPGKLSDCSEQDPARCEVYLVEGDSAGGTAKQGRDRAFQAILPLRGKILNVEKAMHHKVFENEEIRNIFTALGVTVGTAEDSKALNLDKLRYHKVIIMCDADVDGSHISTLILTFFFRFMKELIEEGHVYIAAPPLYQVKKGNKKEYAWNDVQRDQANERMGGSAAIQRYKGLGEMNAEQLWETTMDPNFRTLRQVNIDSLAEADRVFSMLMGDEVPPRREFIEKNAVYAKIDA; encoded by the coding sequence ATGAGCGAAGAAATCAAGAAGAACAATTATTCAGCAGATAGTATTCAGGCATTAGAGGGGATGGAGCATGTAAGAATGCGTCCATCGATGTATATTGGAGATGTGGGTGTTCGAGGACTGCATCATTTGGTTTATGAAGTTGTGGATAACTCTATTGATGAGGCCATGGGAGGATATTGTGATACTATTAGTGTGGCAATAAACGAAGATGGATCGGTAACTGTAGAAGATAATGGTCGTGGTATTCCGGTAGATATACATAAAAAAGAAGGAGTTTCAGCATTAGAGGTTGTAATGACCAAAATTGGTGCTGGAGGTAAATTTGATAAAGATTCGTATAAAGTTTCTGGAGGTTTGCACGGAGTTGGGGTTTCGGTAGTAAATGCACTATCAATCCACATGAAGTCAACCGTTTTTAAAGACGGGAAAATTTACGAGCAAGAATACGAAAGAGGTAAAGCGTTATATCCTGTTAAGCAAGTTGGTGAGACAGATAAAAGAGGTACACGCCAGACATTTTACCCAGATGATACTATTTTTACACAAACTACAGAGTTTTCTTATGATACTTTGTCTGCTCGTATGCGTGAGTTGTCTTATTTGAACAAAGGGATAACTATCACATTTACAGATAGAAGAGAGGTTGATAAAGATGGTAGTTTTATTCAAGAGATATTTCATTCAGATGAAGGGTTAAAAGAATATATTCGTTACTTAGATGGAAATCGTGAGCCAATTATTGCACACGTTATCTCTATGGATCACGAAAAAGGAGAAATTCCTGTAGAAGTAGCTTTGATATACAATACAAGTTATACAGAGAATATTTTTTCTTATGTAAATAATATTAACACACACGAAGGAGGTACACACCTGCAAGGTTTTAGAACTGGATTAACCAGATCGTTAAAGAAATATGCAGATGCTTCAGGAATGTTAGATAAATTAAAATTTGACATTTCAGGAGATGACTTCCGTGAAGGACTTACGGCAATTATTTCGGTAAAAGTAGCTGAACCACAATTTGAGGGGCAAACAAAAACTAAACTAGGAAATAGAGAAGTTGTTTCGCCTGTAAGTCAAGCTGTGAGTGAAATGATTGAGAATTATTTGGAGGAAAACCCGAATGATGCTAGAATCATTGTTCAAAAAGTAATTCTTGCTGCTCAAGCGCGTCATGCTGCTAAGAAAGCACGTGAAATGGTACAACGTAAAACCGTTATGGGTGGAGGCGGATTGCCAGGGAAACTATCAGACTGTTCTGAGCAGGATCCAGCACGTTGCGAAGTATATCTTGTCGAGGGAGATTCGGCAGGTGGAACTGCAAAACAAGGGCGTGATCGTGCATTTCAAGCGATTTTACCATTGCGTGGTAAGATTTTGAATGTTGAAAAAGCAATGCATCATAAAGTATTCGAAAACGAAGAGATTCGTAATATATTTACTGCTTTAGGGGTGACAGTTGGTACTGCTGAAGATAGTAAAGCACTAAACTTAGATAAGCTTCGTTACCATAAAGTAATTATTATGTGTGATGCCGATGTCGATGGTAGCCACATTTCTACTTTAATATTAACATTCTTTTTCCGTTTCATGAAAGAACTAATAGAGGAAGGACACGTATATATTGCTGCTCCACCTTTATATCAGGTTAAGAAAGGAAATAAAAAAGAATATGCTTGGAATGATGTTCAACGTGATCAGGCTAACGAAAGAATGGGTGGAAGCGCCGCAATTCAACGTTATAAAGGTCTTGGGGAGATGAATGCAGAGCAATTATGGGAAACTACAATGGATCCAAATTTCAGAACTTTACGTCAAGTAAATATTGATAGTTTAGCAGAAGCAGATAGAGTTTTCTCTATGTTGATGGGGGATGAGGTTCCGCCTCGTAGAGAATTTATCGAGAAGAATGCAGTTTATGCTAAAATTGATGCTTAA